From a single Planctomicrobium piriforme genomic region:
- a CDS encoding MlaE family ABC transporter permease, whose product MPATSATHCSESVFHMLGRLAVNFVTLTGDLALFFTRMLAWLMRGWPRGNVLWPVFYQIGVQSVPVILVTGGFIGMVLVVQAYEQFAMMHMENQLGTVVNVTLVKELGPVLAAVMLAGRVGSSMAAQLGTMRVTEQIDALTALGANPIAYLVVPRFLACVMLIPMLTLIADGVGVLSGWWFSTQVLKVNSFYYWHYSQTFVTTYDIWTGIIKSLFFGASISVIACHRGFHSRAGAEGVGQAATEAFVYSFIVILALDFMLGFMLMELYNVLWAKTGFGA is encoded by the coding sequence ATGCCTGCCACCAGCGCCACGCATTGTTCCGAGTCAGTCTTCCACATGCTGGGACGGCTGGCGGTGAACTTTGTCACTTTGACGGGTGATCTGGCGCTGTTTTTCACCCGAATGCTGGCCTGGCTGATGCGGGGCTGGCCGCGGGGGAATGTGCTCTGGCCGGTCTTTTATCAGATCGGCGTGCAGAGCGTGCCGGTCATTCTGGTGACAGGCGGCTTCATCGGCATGGTGCTCGTCGTGCAGGCATATGAACAGTTCGCCATGATGCACATGGAAAATCAGCTCGGTACCGTCGTCAACGTGACGCTGGTGAAAGAACTCGGACCAGTGCTGGCCGCGGTGATGCTGGCGGGTCGAGTTGGCAGTTCGATGGCCGCACAACTGGGCACCATGCGGGTGACCGAACAGATCGATGCCCTCACTGCATTGGGAGCGAATCCCATTGCGTACCTGGTCGTACCGCGATTCCTCGCCTGCGTGATGCTCATCCCGATGTTGACGCTCATCGCGGACGGCGTCGGGGTGCTGTCGGGGTGGTGGTTCAGCACGCAGGTGCTGAAGGTCAACAGCTTCTACTACTGGCACTACTCGCAGACGTTCGTCACGACGTACGACATCTGGACGGGCATCATCAAGAGCCTGTTCTTCGGCGCCTCGATTTCGGTGATCGCCTGCCATCGCGGGTTTCACAGCCGGGCCGGAGCAGAAGGGGTCGGCCAGGCCGCGACCGAAGCGTTCGTCTATTCCTTTATCGTGATCCTCGCACTCGACTTCATGCTCGGTTTCATGTTGATGGAACTCTACAACGTCCTCTGGGCCAAAACCGGCTTCGGGGCGTAG
- a CDS encoding DUF2004 domain-containing protein, whose translation MSSNPTEIQRRESVARAAIKNAFGKPEAEWSVTLFVTHHLGELDSSYWIKHLSTGTPEQHRVLELLELRSHWGGDDEIENFDFTLPDEITNYVISVNFDEEGNVSEISMES comes from the coding sequence ATGTCAAGTAATCCCACCGAAATCCAAAGACGAGAATCCGTAGCTCGCGCGGCGATCAAAAATGCCTTTGGGAAGCCGGAGGCAGAGTGGAGCGTGACTCTCTTCGTGACGCACCATTTGGGAGAGTTGGACTCCAGCTATTGGATAAAACACCTCTCGACCGGAACTCCCGAGCAACATCGCGTTTTGGAACTACTGGAGCTTCGATCTCACTGGGGAGGAGACGATGAAATTGAAAACTTTGATTTCACGCTTCCAGACGAGATCACGAACTATGTGATCAGTGTGAATTTCGATGAGGAGGGAAACGTCAGCGAGATATCGATGGAAAGCTAG
- a CDS encoding ABC transporter ATP-binding protein yields the protein MSAILNLSGVYKQFGSQPILRDIDLSIEAEKTLVIIGESGCGKSVTLKLLMNLITPTEGQVRWWGQPVKKMNEREQTRQRLRFGYLFQMAALFDSLTIYENVAFSLRQNTRLSDSDIDSIVHERLRDVGLDSRIVGQKKPAELSGGMRKRVGLARALATDPDVMLYDEPTTGLDPIMSDVINELIISTRERRHMTSIVVTHDMHTVQKVADRVVMFYPLSRLEHHEPQIIFDGTPEQAFETDDSRVSQFVRGEAGDRMLELAAA from the coding sequence ATGTCCGCCATCCTGAATCTTTCCGGCGTCTACAAGCAGTTCGGCAGTCAGCCGATTCTGCGGGATATCGATCTGTCGATCGAGGCAGAAAAGACGCTGGTGATCATCGGGGAATCAGGCTGCGGCAAGAGCGTCACTCTCAAACTGCTGATGAATCTGATCACCCCCACCGAAGGCCAGGTTCGCTGGTGGGGGCAGCCCGTCAAGAAAATGAACGAACGCGAGCAGACTCGACAACGGCTGCGGTTCGGTTATCTGTTTCAGATGGCGGCGCTCTTCGACAGTCTTACCATTTACGAAAACGTCGCCTTCAGCCTGCGGCAGAACACCCGACTCTCGGATTCCGACATCGATTCCATTGTTCACGAACGTTTGCGCGACGTGGGGCTCGATTCGCGCATCGTCGGCCAGAAGAAGCCTGCAGAATTGTCCGGCGGGATGCGAAAACGGGTCGGGCTCGCCCGGGCACTCGCCACCGATCCCGACGTGATGCTCTATGACGAACCGACCACCGGCCTCGACCCGATCATGAGCGATGTGATCAACGAACTCATCATCAGCACGCGCGAGCGACGGCACATGACCAGCATCGTCGTCACCCACGACATGCACACCGTGCAAAAAGTGGCCGACAGAGTCGTGATGTTTTACCCCCTGTCGCGACTCGAACATCACGAACCACAGATCATCTTCGACGGCACTCCGGAACAGGCCTTCGAAACGGACGACTCTCGTGTCTCACAATTTGTACGCGGCGAAGCAGGGGACCGCATGCTCGAACTGGCTGCAGCATGA
- a CDS encoding MlaD family protein, translating into MTERQLQFRVGIFVVLAMAVGAVLIFQFSEFKHFWQKTYPLAVHFQEVPGLHAGSPVKQNGITIGVVKEMVLDDDQGGVLVIVEIFEGFQIRADSQPHLSRSFFGDAKIDFSPGRSTQMMPPRTRVEGVAATDPMLAIERLERTVGVTLTSFETTSQEWKLVGKNLNELMDTNRGNLNDVIERTAIALDRFNQTMETASATFVDAGEALRTASSTLANANTLLADPQLQRDLRQTAASLPLIAEETRQTIAAARASMAKVTENLDTIQQATLPLAKESDVIARKLSSSLIQLESLLTELNQFSQMLNAKDGSLQKFASDPQLYQHLNRSASSLAVLLENLDPALRDLKIFADKVARHPELLGVSGAMRGSTGIKDAPEVQQTGFSTPGREQR; encoded by the coding sequence ATGACCGAACGCCAGCTTCAATTTCGGGTCGGCATTTTTGTCGTGCTCGCCATGGCGGTGGGCGCGGTGCTGATCTTTCAATTCAGCGAATTCAAACACTTCTGGCAGAAGACGTACCCGCTGGCGGTGCATTTTCAGGAAGTGCCGGGCCTGCATGCCGGGAGTCCGGTGAAACAGAACGGTATCACCATCGGCGTCGTCAAGGAGATGGTGCTCGATGACGACCAGGGAGGCGTGCTGGTCATCGTCGAAATCTTCGAAGGCTTCCAGATTCGCGCCGACTCCCAGCCGCATCTCTCGCGATCATTCTTCGGCGATGCGAAAATTGATTTCTCGCCTGGCCGTTCCACCCAGATGATGCCCCCGCGCACGCGAGTCGAAGGGGTCGCGGCCACCGATCCGATGCTCGCCATCGAACGCCTCGAACGCACCGTTGGCGTCACGTTGACTTCTTTTGAAACGACCAGTCAGGAATGGAAACTCGTTGGGAAGAACCTCAACGAGTTGATGGACACCAACCGCGGCAATCTGAACGACGTGATCGAACGTACGGCCATCGCGCTGGACCGCTTTAATCAGACGATGGAAACCGCGTCCGCCACGTTCGTCGACGCCGGCGAGGCCTTGCGAACCGCGAGTTCGACGCTCGCCAACGCCAACACGCTGCTCGCCGATCCCCAACTGCAGCGAGATCTGCGACAGACCGCCGCGTCACTGCCGCTGATCGCCGAGGAAACCCGCCAGACCATCGCGGCGGCCCGGGCATCGATGGCGAAGGTCACCGAAAACCTCGACACCATTCAACAGGCGACGTTGCCGCTGGCGAAGGAAAGCGATGTCATCGCCCGAAAATTGTCGAGCAGCCTGATTCAACTGGAATCGCTGCTGACCGAACTCAATCAGTTCTCGCAGATGCTGAATGCAAAAGACGGCTCGCTGCAGAAGTTCGCCTCCGACCCGCAGCTCTATCAACACCTGAACCGCTCGGCATCTTCCCTCGCCGTGCTGCTGGAGAACCTTGATCCAGCTCTGCGGGATCTCAAGATCTTCGCCGACAAAGTCGCCCGACACCCGGAACTGCTGGGCGTGAGCGGCGCGATGCGCGGCAGCACCGGCATCAAGGACGCCCCGGAAGTCCAGCAGACTGGCTTTTCGACGCCAGGACGTGAGCAACGGTAA
- a CDS encoding GNAT family acetyltransferase, whose protein sequence is MKIRPFEIADEAQVISLWERCGLVRPWNDPRKDIARKLAVRPDLFLVGEQDGEIVASVMAGYEGHRGWINYLAVSPDTQRQGLGRQIMDAAEQLLREAGCPKINLQVRSTNAAVIEFYRSLGYADDEVISLGKRLEIDGPKP, encoded by the coding sequence ATGAAAATCCGACCATTTGAAATTGCTGACGAAGCCCAGGTCATCTCCCTGTGGGAACGGTGCGGGCTGGTGCGCCCGTGGAATGATCCCCGCAAGGACATCGCCCGTAAACTGGCGGTGCGGCCGGATCTCTTTCTCGTCGGAGAGCAGGATGGCGAAATCGTCGCCAGCGTGATGGCCGGCTATGAAGGTCATCGTGGCTGGATCAACTACCTCGCCGTCTCACCGGACACCCAGCGGCAAGGCCTGGGCCGGCAGATCATGGACGCCGCGGAGCAACTGTTGCGCGAGGCTGGCTGCCCGAAGATCAACCTTCAGGTGCGGAGCACAAACGCAGCGGTGATCGAATTTTATCGCTCGCTGGGCTATGCCGACGATGAGGTCATCAGCCTTGGGAAACGGCTCGAGATCGACGGCCCAAAGCCATGA